In Helianthus annuus cultivar XRQ/B chromosome 8, HanXRQr2.0-SUNRISE, whole genome shotgun sequence, a single genomic region encodes these proteins:
- the LOC110872956 gene encoding cell division cycle 5-like protein, with protein MRIMIKGGVWKNTEDEILKAAVMKYGKNQWARISSLLVRKSAKQCKARWYEWLDPSIKKTEWTREEDEKLLHLAKLMPTQWRTIAPIVGRTPSQCLERYEKLLDAACAKDENYEPGDDPRKLRPGEIDPNPESKPARPDPVDMDEDEKEMLSEARARLANTRGKKAKRKAREKQLEEARRLASLQKRRELKAAGIDNRHRKRKRKGIDYNAEIPFEKRPPPGFYDVTDESSVVEQPKFPTTIEELEGERRADKEARLRKQDIARNKIAQRQDAPTAILQANKMNDPETVRKRPKMNLPTPQIPDYELEQIAKFSLPALNEELSEGSRATRALLADYAQTPHQTMTPLRTPQRTPAGKQDAIMMEAENQARLRLSQTPLLGGENPDLHPSDFSGVTPKKKEIQTPNPILSTPMSTPGGTGMTPRIGMTPRDGQSFGVTPKGTPLRDELRINEEMEMHDSGKLELRRQAEMRRNLRAGLTGLPQPKNEYQIVVQPVPEDGEEPEEKIEEDMSDRIAREKAEEEARQLALLKKRSKVLQRELPRPPAGSLDLIKKSLIRGDDDKSSFVPPTLIEQADEMIQKELLLLLEHDNAKYPLDDKEKKKGNKRAGAKSVSVPVIEEFDDDELKSADEMIKEEAKFVRVKMGHKDEDIDEFVEAHKTCLNDIMYFPTRNSYGLSSVAGNMEKLAAYQDEFEIVKKKMDEDTRKANRLEQKIKLLTNGYQMRAANIWSQIEATFKQMDTAGTEYECFQALQRQEKLAASNRINSIWEDVQKQKELEKTLQNRYGDLLVDQERIYNLMEKYKQEETAVAEAAANIQDEKMAEPESELQAPEQVEASQTTDDSGEMTKLASTDVEDSVSAQVNEEPCNEHRDNSDDSPAVDVPESNGEADAVQTDVSNTETDEPAKISDESQTPKADDL; from the exons ACTGAGTGGACCAGAGAAGAAGATGAGAAGCTGCTTCATCTTGCTAAGCTTATGCCCACTCAATGGAGAACAATCGCTCCAATTGTCGGTCGTACTCCATCTCAATGCCTCGAGCGCTATGAAAAACTCCTCGATGCAGCTTGTGCAAAAGACGAAAATTACGAGCCAGGCGACGATCCAAGAAAACTGCGGCCCGGAGAGATTGACCCAAACCCGGAATCAAAGCCTGCACGGCCCGACCCGGTTGACATGGATGAAGATGAAAAAGAAATGCTTTCAGAAGCTCGAGCTCGTCTAGCCAATACTCGTGGTAAAAAGGCTAAACGAAAGGCCCGAGAGAAGCAACTTGAAGAAGCTAGAAGGCTTGCTTCGTTACAGAAACGGAGAGAATTAAAGGCCGCTGGGATCGATAATAGGCATAGGAAGAGGAAGCGAAAGGGGATCGATTACAATGCGGAAATTCCGTTTGAGAAGAGGCCTCCACCCGGGTTTTACGATGTCACTGACGAGAGTTCCGTAGTTGAACAACCGAAATTCCCGACCACTATTGAAGAACTGGAAGGTGAAAGACGTGCGGATAAAGAGGCACGTTTGAGAAAGCAAGATATCGCAAGGAACAAAATTGCACAGAGGCAAGATGCTCCAACGGCTATACTCCAAGCGAACAAAATGAATGATCCCGAAACGGTTAGAAAGCGGCCCAAAATGAATCTCCCGACACCACAAATTCCGGATTATGAGTTGGAACAAATTGCAAAGTTTAGTCTTCCTGCTTTGAATGAAGAACTGTCGGAAGGAAGTAGGGCCACACGCGCACTCTTAGCCGATTACGCTCAAACACCGCACCAAACAATGACCCCGTTAAGGACCCCACAAAGAACGCCAGCTGGAAAACAAGATGCTATTATGATGGAGGCCGAAAATCAAGCGAGACTAAGACTATCTCAAACGCCATTGCTTGGCGGTGAAAACCCCGATTTACATCCTTCAGATTTTTCTGGTGTTACCCCTAAGAAAAAGGAAATTCAAACACCGAACCCGATTTTGTCGACGCCAATGTCGACGCCAGGAGGCACGGGTATGACACCTAGGATTGGAATGACGCCACGAGATGGCCAATCGTTTGGGGTCACTCCTAAAGGAACTCCGTTACGGGACGAGCTTCGTATAAATGAAGAAATGGAAATGCATGATAGTGGCAAGCTCGAGCTCAGAAGGCAAGCGGAAATGAGGCGGAATTTACGGGCTGGGTTGACGGGTCTTCCCCAGCCCAAAAACGAGTATCAGATAGTAGTTCAACCCGTTCCGGAAGACGGTGAAGAACCCGAGGAAAAAATAGAAGAGGACATGTCTGATCGGATTGCACGAGAGAAGGCTGAAGAGGAGGCTCGGCAGCTGGCGTTACTTAAAAAGAGATCGAAAGTGCTGCAACGGGAGCTTCCTAGACCGCCAGCTGGCTCACTGGACCTTATTAAGAAATCGTTAATACGAGGTGATGATGATAAGAGTTCGTTTGTTCCACCTACTTTGATTGAACAGGCTGATGAGATGATACAGAAAGAACTATTGTTATTACTGGAACACGATAACGCCAAATACCCGCTTGATGACAAGGAGAAAAAGAAAGGAAATAAACGAGCTGGTGCGAAATCTGTTTCTGTTCCTGTTATAGAAGAATTCGATGACGATGAACTCAAATCG GCAGATGAAATGATTAAAGAAGAGGCGAAGTTCGTGCGGGTGAAAATGGGCCATAAGGATGAGGATATTGACGAATTTGTTGAAGCACACAAAACATGCTTGAATGACATTATGTACTTCCCGACGCGTAATTCATACGGTCTTTCTAGTGTTGCTGGAAACATGGAGAAACTTGCTGCTTATCAGGATGAGTTTGAGATTGTTAAGAAGAAAATGGATGAGGATACAAGAAAGGCAAACCGACTTGAGCAAAAGATTAAACTTCTTACTAATGGCTATCAG ATGCGTGCTGCCAATATCTGGTCACAAATTGAGGCGACCTTCAAGCAAATGGACACAGCCGGAACAGAATATGAGTGCTTTCAAGCTTTACAAAGACAAGAAAAGTTGGCAGCATCAAACCGTATAAATAGCATCTGGGAAGATGTACAAAAGCAAAAAGAATTAGAGAAAACTTTACAGAATCGTTATGGTGATCTGCTTGTTGACCAAGAAAGGATCTATAATCTCATGGAGAAGTACAAACAAGAAGAAACCGCAGTGGCAGAAGCAGCAGCAAACATACAAGATGAAAAAATGGCTGAACCCGAGTCAGAGCTACAGGCTCCTGAGCAAGTGGAAGCAAGCCAAACTACTGATGACTCCGGTGAAATGACCAAACTAGCCTCGACTGATGTAGAGGACTCGGTATCTGCTCAAGTAAATGAGGAACCTTGTAACGAACATAGAGATAATAGTGATGACTCTCCTGCTGTTGACGTGCCTGAAAGCAACGGTGAGGCTGATGCCGTTCAAACAGATGTGTCAAATACTGAAACCGATGAGCCTGCAAAGATCTCAGATGAATCCCAAACCCCAAAGGCAGATGACCTGTGA